The Paenibacillus beijingensis nucleotide sequence CGACCGATCCGAAGACAAATGAAATGATTTTAGGCACTTTTGCCGAACAAACCCGCCTTGTCCTGGAAAATTTAAAAATTATTCTCGATGAAGTCGGCAGCGATCCCGATCATGTCATCCAATCACGAGTATTCATTACCAATATGGGTCATTTTGAAGAAGTGAATCAAGTATACCGCAGTTTTTTTGGACGCGATTTACCGGCGAGAACATGCATCGGTGTAACCGGTTTAGCCGGCGGAGCGGATGTTGAAATCGATATGATCGCCTGGATTCCAGAGAACCAAAGCAAATAGAGCATCCTCCACGTCAGGTTCATCATCAAATTCCCTCTCTATATGATTCAGATCCCAATAATCCGGGAATACTTGGGAAAAGTTTGGATTATTAGGAGGGTAATTCGTTGGACACATCGTCAGAGTCAAAACTGCCCGCTAGTTCAGCATCCTTTTGGCTGGCCTCAACGGAAGTTTCTTCATTCGATAAATTAACGACAGATCTCACGGTCGACGTAGCGGTCGTAGGAGGCGGAATAACAGGCATTAGCCTCGCTTATTTACTGGCCAAAGAAGGCAAACAAGTTGCATTGCTGGATGCAGGACGTCTTTTGAACGGAACTACAGGAAACACAACAGCCAAAATTACTGCTCAGCACGATCTGATTTACGACGAGTTGATTCATCACATCGGTGAGGAAAAAGCGCGGCTGTATTATGAAGCAAACGATGAAGCCATTGCCTTCATACGAAACACCGTGCTGGAGAACAAAATTTCATGTGATTTTGCCGAAGAGAACGCCTATATTTACACCACTGCCGAAGCAAATATCGCTATGATCGATAAGGAATGGAAAGCATATGAGAAGCTGGGCATTCCCGGATTGCGTGCCGATCGCATCCCTTTGCCTGTTGACGCTAAAGCTTCGATTGTCATGCCAAATCAAGCCAGGTTCCATCCTCTGGCATATCTGAAGCATCTTATTAAACACTTTATCAATAATGGCGGGCAAATCTTCGAGGAAACGACCGCAATGAGCATCAATCCCGGATCCCCTCTTACTACGGTGGTTACGAGAGACGGAACTCAAGTGAAGTGCCGCGATGTCGTTTCTTGTTCACATTTCCCGTTCTACGATGTAAGCGGATTTTATTTCGCCCGGTTGTATGCCGAACGCGCCTATGTACTTGGGGTAAAATTGAACGGCGACTATCCAGGCGGAATGTACCTTAGTGCCGATAGTCCGCCCCGCTCAATCCGCTCAGTCTCTTTCAATGGGGAAGATTTACTTTTGGTTGGCGGCGAGAGGCATAAGACGGGACAGGGTATCTGCACAATGAAGCATTACGAAAGGTTGGAAACGTTCGTCCGAGATACGTTTGGATCCTGCGAAATCCCTTATCGCTGGTCTGCGCAAGACCTCACGACCCTCGATAAAGTGCCATATATCGGACATGTTGTGAAAAACGAACCACATGCCTACATTGCTACGGGTTACCGCAAATGGGGTATGACCAGCAGCACTGCAGCGGCACTTCTGCTGAAGGATATGATACTGGGGATCGATAACCGATATGAGGATTTGTATACGCCTTCCCGTTTTTATGCCGATCCTAGCCTAAAAACCTTTCTCGTAGAAAATGCCGATGTCGCCAAGCATCTTATCAACGGCAAGCTGGAATGGGTTACCCGGGAACCGGAAGACGTGCGTCCAGATGAAGGAGCCGTCGTAAGAGTGAACGGTAAACGGGCTGGTGCCTATCGGGAAGCGGACGGCACCTTATACGTGGTGGACACCACTTGTACGCACATGGGCTGTGAAGTTCAGTGGAATGCGGGAGAAAGGACATGGGACTGTCCTTGTCATGGATCACGCTTCTCTTTCAGTGGAGAAGTCATTGAGGGCCCAGCGAAGAAATCGTTGAAGCAAATTGAATATTGATCGGAGCGTAAAAAAACTCGGCGACCGCTCTCGGTTTCTACCGCAAGTGATCGCCGATAATTAGAATGTGGCTTGGTTATTTTCGAAACGTTAATCCCTTGGCGGCAAGAGCAGTTCTGATGGTTTCGATTGCTTTTGGACCCATTCCATGCAATCTAAGGACATCCTCCTCACGGAGCTGGGTAAACTGCTCAAGCCTTAGGTAACCGGCCTGAGTTAGAGCACGAATTGCCGGCTTGGCTAAATGGTCTGGAAGGTCGCTGCTTTGTTCATGACTCATGAATTATCCCCCCGGTTATAGTTCTTGTTTAGTAGGCCGCACAATGATTTCATTGACAGCCGTATTTTCCGGTTGCGAAATGGCAAATAGAATCGAATGGGCGATCGCTTCCGGATGCAGTGCAATATGCCATGAATCTTGTATACTTTTTTTAATTTCTTCATTTGAAATCGTATTCGCAAGTTCCGTTGCCACTCCGCCGGGACAAATAATCGTCGTGCGAATGTTATTCACCGCTTCTTCTTGCCGCAAAGCTTCTGTAATCGCCCGCACCGCAAATTTAGTTCCCGAATAAACGGCCCATGTTTTTCTTACGATGTGTCCTGTCACAGATGAAACATCGATAATGTGTCCCTGTTTTCGTTCCCGCATATACGGAAGAACCGCACCTATACCATAAAGCACGCCTTTAATGTTTACATCAATCATTTGATCCCATTCGGAAACCTTCTTTTCGTGTAAAAAAGAAAGCGGCATAATCCCTGCATTGTTAATGAGAACATCAATTTGTCCAAAGGTATCGAAGGTATAACGCGCAAGCTCCTCGATCTGCTCTTGAGAAGTGACGTCCGTCGCTTTATATACGGCTGTACCGCCTTGTTTTTCAATAGATGACTTAAGTTCCTGCAACCGTTCCTCGCGTCTAGCTGCAAGTACAACTTTAGCTCCGTTATTGGCAAGCACTTCAGCAGTGGCTTCACCGATTCCGCTTGATGCTCCGGTTAAAATCACGACTTTTCCTTCAACGTTTCTCATCTTAGACCATCCTTTCCCTTTTTAAGATTTTTTTAGTATAGTACCTAGACCTTTCTCTAGGTCAAGTTTTTATTTATAAAAAAATATGGCCATGTTTCAAGAGATGAACGCCTAATAGATCCGGACCTAAGTCCAGTAATAACACTAAACCTTAGACAGTTACGATTACGAAACATCTGCACTATAGTTAAAAAGTAATAAAATATATGTTTCATTAGTAAGGAGTGTATTAATGGAATGGATTACTAATCTTTTCGAGCAATATGGTTACTTCGTTTTGTTTCTTGGATTATTTGCCGAGTCGTTGGCGCTTCCTTTTCCCGGTGAATTGGCAATGGCAATATCGGGTCACATGGCAACTCTCGGGAGTTTTAATATTCCGTTCATCATGTTTTTCTCCTATATCGGAGCCATATCAGGCACGACACTTACATACTATCTAGGTTATAAGCTTGGGAAGCCATTCTTTGATAAATACGGCAAATTCTTTTTTTTGAATCAGGCGCGCATGGACAAAATTACGAAATGGTTCGATCAATACGGTTCCAAAATCATCCTGATCAGCTACTTCGTTCCCGGTTTGCGGCACTTCACCGGATATGTTTCCGGAATACTAAAGGTTCGGCTGCGCATTTTTTTCGTGTTTAACTACATCGGCGGATTGCTGTGGGTGATCACATATGTGATGATAGGGAAACTGTTCGGTCAAAAAATAGAACAGCTGCTGCACACCGTTTCTCATTACTCAACTGCAGCGATTATCGCGGCAGCAATCGGAGTCTGCTGCGTGCTTCTCATTCGAAAAAACAAAGCGGCTATCCTCAACCGGTTACGAATGAGATACAAAAGTTAATAAACAGCCTCACGCAGACATGAAAATCCCCTCCCGATCAACAATGTAAGCTCCATTTCAACAAATGGCGTTCTAACACTGTCGACCATGAGGGGATTACACCAATCCTCTGATGCGAGAAGATTTATTTAAATGTAAACAACAAGCTGTGCTCGGTTCCGTCGATGAGCTTCATGATCAGCTTCCGGGTTGTGCCTGCCCATGCTTTATCCGTTTTCCATATCAATATATACTGATCTTCATTTGGATCGTACTCAAGATCGGCATCAACGGACAGCAGCTCCTGCTCCGGATCAGCAGCGTCTACAGAGGCCGGATAGCCGGCTATCGAAATGTCCATCCCGCGATCGCCGCCGAGGCTGAATTTGATCGGAACGGCACTGCCGGCGTATACTTCCTGAACGACCGAAACGTCCTGAACCGGTGCCTTGAATCCGCTGAATGGAAACATAACCTGGTAAGAGGCAGCCTTCTCTGCCGTATTGCCGGCTTTGTCTTCCGCTGTGCATTTCACGGAATGAATGCCAACCTGCAGAGACTCGGGCTGACCGCATTCGGTGACGGCAATTCCCGACAACTGATCCGAAGCGCCAGGCTCGGCCGTGAACGTACTGCCGATTTCGGCAACGGCAGGCGAAACCTGCGGATTCAGAACCGGCGGCGTCGAATCGACGAAAATTTGCATGCTTTTCGTTTCTTCAGCGTTTCCGGATCGATCGATACTGTAATAGTGAACCTCATGTTTCCCATCCCCAAGAACAATCGGCTCCGCGTAGCTCCTCCAATCCTCGCCATCAATTTTTACAAAAGTTGTTCCAATGCCGGACAGTGAGTCCTCAGCCGTCAATGCCAAGCTGACACTCGAGACAAACCAGCCGTCCTTACCTTCCGTCCCCTCAGCAGCGGCATAAGTCGCAGGCGGCAGGTTATCGACTCCATACAATTCGATCTCGGCAAAAGCCATCCGGTACCGGTTCCCGTCGGCGGGATTCGGGCGCAGCTTCGTCCCTTCGACCTTCACATACCGGGCGGAAGCGGCGGGGAAGGTGAAACTTTGGACGGCGTTGCCCGGCTGTGCATATCCGGTACGGGCGACATACGTCACCCAAACGACGTTGTCCGCCGATGTCTGGATCGTGAAATCGACCGGAAAGTTCTGGCCGATGTTCCCGGCGTCATTGCGCGGGTAAATATCAACCTGGCTTATCGTTTTGACAGCGCCGATATCCAGCTGGACATGCTCCGTATGGTCGGACGTCAGGCTGTTATTGCTGGTCCAGCCATAGGACCCGGCGACAGAGCTGCGCTGGCCGTCCGTCAGTTTCGCAGTCCCGAAATTCGTGTTCTGTACGGTGCTGCTTGCCGTCACCGCAGCTCCCGCAGCAAGATTCGCCGCAAAAACTTCAATCTCCGCAAACGCCATCCGGTAGCGGTCTCCGTCCGCAGGATTTGGCCGCAGATTTGTTCCCTCAATCTTGATGAACCGGGCGGATACGGCCGGAAATGTAAAGCTTTGGACGCTGTTGCCCGGCTGCGCGTAACCCGTTTGACGGATTCGCGTTGTCCAAGTCGTATTGTCCCCCGATGTCTGAATGGTGAAGTCAACCGGGAAGTTTTGACCGATATTCCCGGCATCGTTGCGGGGATACAAATCGACCTGATCGACCGTTTTCACGCTGCCAAGATCAAGCGTTACCGATTCCGTATGGTTCTCCGTTAAGCTATTGTTGCTCGTCCATCCCATCGCCCCGGGTACCGAGCTTCGCTGTCCGTCCACTGCCTTTGTATACGACCAATTGCTGTTCTCGAGCGAGCTGGTGCCGGACACAATGGCTCCTGCAGCCAAGTTACGGCTGTCTCCGTACACCTCCAGCTCCCACATGGAATAACCGTACACGGTTCCCCGCTGCGTCCCGTTCATCTTGATATATCTTGCTTTTTGCGGAGCAAAGTAAATTTCGTCCACGCCGCCGTCGCCTGTGGTTGTGCTGTAAACGGTCCTCCAGCTTGTTCCGTCTTCGGAAACCTGAATTTGATAGCTTTTGCCGTAAGCCGCTTCCCAATAAATCTTGACCTGATCGATTGTCATGCTCGAACCAAGATCGACGCTGTACCACTCGGCATCGGTATAATTGGAGCCCCACCTCGTCCCCAGATTGCCGTCGACGGACAGGCTTGGGTCCGCTTTGGACGAAGATGCAGTCGCCGGCTTGCCTGCAGCCAAATTCAGCCGCTGGACCGGTTCCGGTGTTTGAACCGGCAAAATGGTCACGGGCGTATGGAAGGCCCTGTTGACTATGTTCATCTCATAGAGATTCTGAGCCGGAACGGCGCTGCCCGGCATGTAAATCCTGTCAAAGGTAGCATTGCGGATCATGGCCGTGCTGCTGAACCCTTTCAGCCTGGCAGTACTTTGTCCTTTATCCCGAACCTGAATGTTTCGGACCGTAAGCGTATCCATCGGCCCGCCGCCGAAGCCGTCAGCGCCGACGATAACAAAGTCGGTCCAGGTACGTAGCGGGCCGAGCCATGTCCCGATTTGCTCGATATCGATATTCTCGAACGTAACGTTGCTGAGAACACCAGCGCCATATTTATGGTCGATTCCGAACCCGACTGAGGCATTATAAACAACTCCGTTGCGGAAGGTGATCCCGCTTTGATTTTGTCTCATCCCCTGTCCGATCTTGAAGCCGTAACAATACGTCCAAGCAATCAAATCATCGAAGACGACATTCTGTACCGGTTCAGGTGTCCCGGGCCAATTCAAGCTTATATCAACGGTCTGGTCCCAAGCCTTCGATGAAAAGGGATCGTCAAGCGATATTCCGATCGCATGCCGAACCAGCACTTCCTGGGATTCATTTATGTCGATGCCGTCATTTTCGCCCATGTCCAGCCGGTTAAAGAGCTTCATATTCGTAAAGGTTAAATGGTCGGATCTGGCCGGTGTCACCGCCCATGAGCCGGAATCGCGAATGATCAAGCCGTCAAACGTAAAATGCGACACGCCGATCGGCACCAAAATGTTGTTCGCGAAGTTATTCGTTTCAGTGGAATATTTTCCGTTGCCGTCCAATGTACCCCTGCCGTACAGCTTCACGTTTGTTGAGCCGGGCGCCGTATAGATCCACCACGTAATGTCGCGGTTCTGGGAATCTTTATGCCAATGCTTCGTGTAGTCGGCCGGCAGTCCCGTAAAGTGAAAGACCGCTCCTCCTTCCAGGTAGAGCGCCACATCGCTTTTCAGCTCCAGATTGCCTACCTTGTATACGCCGGTCGGAACATAAACGATCCCTTGGCCGTCCGGATAGGCGGCTGCATCATCGATCGCCCGCTGAATGGCAGCGGTCGTCAATGTGGTGCCGGAGCGGTCCGATTGATAGCCTGCCTCCGTCACATTAAAGATCCCTGCGCCCGTTGCGAGCGGTTTATCCGTTTCGGGCGGATCAGCAGCAATAACAAGCTCCTTTTTCCCATCAATCTTCACAATGAGGTATTCATCGCCTGTCAGCGTAAACGTAAGCTTATTGCCGTTCTTCGACGCCGGGATATTCAGCTTCTTCGGACTAATCGTGTAGGTCCCGATAGTCGTCTGACCAAGCACGGTAACTTCGATGGTAACAGGCTCACCTGCCGTGGAGAAATGGGCATAGTCATACTGTGCGTAGCCAACAACCGGAACCGGGAATGAATTCGCTTTCAAAGTATAGGATGAAGAAGCATTATAGATGGAAGGCATCGGATAAACGGATATTTCGCTGTTCGTACTGCTTAATTGAGGCTGCAGCTCCTGCGATAGCCGGCTCGCAATCTTCGTATGTCCGGTGCCTAATGGATGATGGCGATTTGGTGTGATTTCCGATCCGGCGGCTTCTCCCTTAGCAGGCATTGCAGCCGAAACGGACAACCAGAGCAGGCATAACGTTAAGCCGATCCTCCACAACTTCTTTGCATCCATTCTCATCCCCCGCCCTTACCCGAATATGCTTCGTCAAGAAATACGAGTTGAATGTCCCCCGTTATTCCCCACTTTACAAAATGCCACTGCGTACCCCTTGTACAATCCGGCGCGTCCGGCCGATCCGCAAAGTTCTTGATCCCGTTGTACTGGTCCGGACTCGTTAAATACCGGTCGCCATCGATGTGGCGATGCGGACCGTAAACATTAAAGGTGCTCGGATAAAGCGTCAGCTCTAAATCCAGCATGCCCGCGCTTATATCCGACGGACATGGAACCGTCCAATCCGGTCCCCAACACCAGCCCAGGTCTCGTTGCCCGATTGTGACGAATGCCGCATCTGCACGAATACCGGTGAACCGGAGCGAGGCGCCTCCTTTTATCTCCGGCAGATTCACAGCTTTCATCATTTTTACAGGGGAGCCGCAGAAAGGGAAACCTGATACGATGAAATCGGCTGCTTGAGGAATCACTTCCAGCGGAGCAAGAACGAATGGGCCAGCCGTGGTAAGCTGTCGCTCGTCTTTCCCCATCCAGGACGATTGGCTGAGTAAGGCAAAACGGCCGCGGATAAAGGCGGCAGGACACGGTTCCCCGCCGGGCACGGGAACGGCCTCCAAATAAAGAGCCATCCGTTCCTCGCATGCGAAGTTCTCGTTCCAGCCCTCGCCTAAGGTCGCCGCGAACCCGCCTTGCGCTGGATGCAGCGTTAAAGGCGCACCGTTCGCTTTCAAGGACATGACGGGATCATGTAAAAAAACTTCGAGCGGCCCTTCAATGCTGCCCGTTTGCTCAAGCGGAAAGCAGGCGTTTAGATTCCCGTTGCCGCTCTGCTCCCACTCCACATACGCCTGATTGACCGGCAGCGCTTGCACCGACCACCTGCTTTGTTCAGGAGAGATCGTAACCGTCCCGGCTGTTCGGTCAGCTGGAGCGGATTCAGGAAAAGCCGTTCGCCAATTATCCGGCTGGAGGACGGCGATGCCTGCATCACGCATTTTTTGTACAGTATCTTCCTTTTCCCATAAACACCCCTCGGCAATAAGCACACGGCTGTATTCGCGCCGGCCTATGTGCAGCTTCCCATCCACGATACGGCCATCCCGTTCAAGCGTCCGCTCCTCCGTCAGTTCAACATGGATCCCTGCTTCATGGCATGCCTCGGCAAGACGAACAACCTGCTGACTATAAAAGGCTGCTTCGGACTCCGGCGCATTTGATCCATCATGCTCGTTCATCACCATCGCCTCCTGCGGCAGAAATGACGCCATGATACCCCGGGTAGGCGTGACGATCAGAAGCTCCGGTGTTCCGGTCAAATCGGGAAGAAAAGCGGCATCCCTCTGAATGGCGGCAAGCAGCGCAGGAAAAGCATCCTTCCATGTAAGATGGCTGGGCATGGATGGAGGCCAGTCCCGGATCGCTTGCGTTGTCAGCCTGAACTGGTTCAAATGGATGACAAAACAGCGGATTCCATGACCGGCAAGCCATAGGATATAATCCGCAAACAATTCTGGAGATACCCCCCACCCGCCGCCGCCCATCGCTTCCGCCAGCGCAAAGTCACGTCCTTGCTGGACGGCAATGGAATGCGCGATTTTAGGGTAAAAATGATTGCCGGGATAACGTTCGAGCGCGTCGATGGCCGGGGTCTCGACAAGCTTCAACAGCTCGAAGCAGGAGCCGCTGTAGGAAAGCTGAAAGTATGGATGCTCTTCCGCCTTCAAATGAGCCGTATATTTTTTGCCGTGTTTGGCGCACCAATCGGCTACCGGCTTATAGAAACCTTCGGCGAGCAGATCGGTGAGCATCTCCCAATAACGGATGCGAAAGCGGCGGTCGCCTTCCCCGCCAGTAAACAAGAGCGGCAGCGAAGGGAAAATTTCCTCGCCGTATTGCTCCCGGTAACGCGCGTCCAACCTGGGGTCCCACGGCAGGGCGCCGGTTTTCAGCGTAAGGCCATGACCGTCGAGGAAAGCGACCTCATCCGAGAAAAAGCCTTCTACATAAGCGAACGCTTCCGGTGACAATCCCGTCCGGTACCCCTCATAAGTGATCTGGATGAACAGCTCGGTTGCTTCGAAGTCGAAGGAAGAGACTGCCGCCTTCGAGCCGAATGACAAAGAGCCGCCGGCATCGTTTTCTTTCCATTCGATCCATTCACATTGGCAGGTCGGACGACGGCGCATCACTTCACCGCCCGCAATTCCCGACGGCCAGCCGTTCTCGTCATAAATCCAGAACGACATCGAGGCCGCCTTCGCGTACAGAATGAGTTCCGATACGACATTTAAGTACGCCCCGCTC carries:
- a CDS encoding RidA family protein, with the protein product MDQNIVKIMSGNAPTPIGPFSHAVKVGNLVFITGQMPTDPKTNEMILGTFAEQTRLVLENLKIILDEVGSDPDHVIQSRVFITNMGHFEEVNQVYRSFFGRDLPARTCIGVTGLAGGADVEIDMIAWIPENQSK
- a CDS encoding FAD-dependent oxidoreductase; this encodes MDTSSESKLPASSASFWLASTEVSSFDKLTTDLTVDVAVVGGGITGISLAYLLAKEGKQVALLDAGRLLNGTTGNTTAKITAQHDLIYDELIHHIGEEKARLYYEANDEAIAFIRNTVLENKISCDFAEENAYIYTTAEANIAMIDKEWKAYEKLGIPGLRADRIPLPVDAKASIVMPNQARFHPLAYLKHLIKHFINNGGQIFEETTAMSINPGSPLTTVVTRDGTQVKCRDVVSCSHFPFYDVSGFYFARLYAERAYVLGVKLNGDYPGGMYLSADSPPRSIRSVSFNGEDLLLVGGERHKTGQGICTMKHYERLETFVRDTFGSCEIPYRWSAQDLTTLDKVPYIGHVVKNEPHAYIATGYRKWGMTSSTAAALLLKDMILGIDNRYEDLYTPSRFYADPSLKTFLVENADVAKHLINGKLEWVTREPEDVRPDEGAVVRVNGKRAGAYREADGTLYVVDTTCTHMGCEVQWNAGERTWDCPCHGSRFSFSGEVIEGPAKKSLKQIEY
- a CDS encoding DNA-binding protein, whose product is MSHEQSSDLPDHLAKPAIRALTQAGYLRLEQFTQLREEDVLRLHGMGPKAIETIRTALAAKGLTFRK
- a CDS encoding SDR family oxidoreductase, yielding MRNVEGKVVILTGASSGIGEATAEVLANNGAKVVLAARREERLQELKSSIEKQGGTAVYKATDVTSQEQIEELARYTFDTFGQIDVLINNAGIMPLSFLHEKKVSEWDQMIDVNIKGVLYGIGAVLPYMRERKQGHIIDVSSVTGHIVRKTWAVYSGTKFAVRAITEALRQEEAVNNIRTTIICPGGVATELANTISNEEIKKSIQDSWHIALHPEAIAHSILFAISQPENTAVNEIIVRPTKQEL
- a CDS encoding DedA family protein, encoding MEWITNLFEQYGYFVLFLGLFAESLALPFPGELAMAISGHMATLGSFNIPFIMFFSYIGAISGTTLTYYLGYKLGKPFFDKYGKFFFLNQARMDKITKWFDQYGSKIILISYFVPGLRHFTGYVSGILKVRLRIFFVFNYIGGLLWVITYVMIGKLFGQKIEQLLHTVSHYSTAAIIAAAIGVCCVLLIRKNKAAILNRLRMRYKS
- a CDS encoding discoidin domain-containing protein, which encodes MDAKKLWRIGLTLCLLWLSVSAAMPAKGEAAGSEITPNRHHPLGTGHTKIASRLSQELQPQLSSTNSEISVYPMPSIYNASSSYTLKANSFPVPVVGYAQYDYAHFSTAGEPVTIEVTVLGQTTIGTYTISPKKLNIPASKNGNKLTFTLTGDEYLIVKIDGKKELVIAADPPETDKPLATGAGIFNVTEAGYQSDRSGTTLTTAAIQRAIDDAAAYPDGQGIVYVPTGVYKVGNLELKSDVALYLEGGAVFHFTGLPADYTKHWHKDSQNRDITWWIYTAPGSTNVKLYGRGTLDGNGKYSTETNNFANNILVPIGVSHFTFDGLIIRDSGSWAVTPARSDHLTFTNMKLFNRLDMGENDGIDINESQEVLVRHAIGISLDDPFSSKAWDQTVDISLNWPGTPEPVQNVVFDDLIAWTYCYGFKIGQGMRQNQSGITFRNGVVYNASVGFGIDHKYGAGVLSNVTFENIDIEQIGTWLGPLRTWTDFVIVGADGFGGGPMDTLTVRNIQVRDKGQSTARLKGFSSTAMIRNATFDRIYMPGSAVPAQNLYEMNIVNRAFHTPVTILPVQTPEPVQRLNLAAGKPATASSSKADPSLSVDGNLGTRWGSNYTDAEWYSVDLGSSMTIDQVKIYWEAAYGKSYQIQVSEDGTSWRTVYSTTTGDGGVDEIYFAPQKARYIKMNGTQRGTVYGYSMWELEVYGDSRNLAAGAIVSGTSSLENSNWSYTKAVDGQRSSVPGAMGWTSNNSLTENHTESVTLDLGSVKTVDQVDLYPRNDAGNIGQNFPVDFTIQTSGDNTTWTTRIRQTGYAQPGNSVQSFTFPAVSARFIKIEGTNLRPNPADGDRYRMAFAEIEVFAANLAAGAAVTASSTVQNTNFGTAKLTDGQRSSVAGSYGWTSNNSLTSDHTEHVQLDIGAVKTISQVDIYPRNDAGNIGQNFPVDFTIQTSADNVVWVTYVARTGYAQPGNAVQSFTFPAASARYVKVEGTKLRPNPADGNRYRMAFAEIELYGVDNLPPATYAAAEGTEGKDGWFVSSVSLALTAEDSLSGIGTTFVKIDGEDWRSYAEPIVLGDGKHEVHYYSIDRSGNAEETKSMQIFVDSTPPVLNPQVSPAVAEIGSTFTAEPGASDQLSGIAVTECGQPESLQVGIHSVKCTAEDKAGNTAEKAASYQVMFPFSGFKAPVQDVSVVQEVYAGSAVPIKFSLGGDRGMDISIAGYPASVDAADPEQELLSVDADLEYDPNEDQYILIWKTDKAWAGTTRKLIMKLIDGTEHSLLFTFK